Proteins found in one Salvelinus alpinus chromosome 11, SLU_Salpinus.1, whole genome shotgun sequence genomic segment:
- the LOC139534350 gene encoding uncharacterized protein, producing MGKTQSVLEKKGYTTQKEVENGVIATDKQGDQFVIKEIKLNETSVLNSSAGEIVSEVESLRQISHPHIVSYKNSFLEDNCYYIVTDHCAKGNLSQKIQEQMTNPTEKYYEKIMDWFVEICMALKHVHDQGLLHRELRPQSVLLTEFETLRLGAFGSVNEKATNEDGLVGYLGPEILTGETYDTKSDIWSLGCVLYELCMLQGAFTAENTIKLIPQILGGSYPSLPESFSSELRDLLCDIFQQDPTIRPSVGDIMAKPFIISFITKKSEKTVEELQITLDKLRTLADGLESMHKGTTIGSLTGGVIGAAGGITSIVGLILAPFTLGASLIVTGVGIGVAVAGGATAGVSNITNMVNQSTDRLAIKNIIKEFQEKMNSVVTSLQDIAEGLETLMQSSSSKIKSAGFNVEAAVSAGVRAGKGLAGTIELFRLLQVANIGKVAAQTARVVRVAEVATGIFSAFFVAVDIFFIAMDAREIHNIRQAKVNEQSGDTSKLEVMDTDSTTELNPACEEPKAEVKSETMKFIQTIRQTAEQLQESLDELSDVISFIPKIEDCYLDD from the exons ATGGGGAAAACACAGAGTGTCCTTGAGAAGAAAGGATACACTACCCAGAAGGAGGTAGAGAATGGTGTCATAGCTACTGACAAACAAGGTGACCAGTTCGTCATTAAAGAGATCAAATTGAATGAG ACATCTGTCCTGAACTCCAGTGCTGGAGAAATTGTCTCAGAGGTTGAAAGCCTCAGACAGATTAGTCACCCCCACATTGTAAGCTACAAAAACTCATTTCTAG AGGATAACTGCTACTATATAGTGACAGACCATTGTGCGAAGGGAAATCTGTCACAGAAGATTCAAGAGCAGATGACTAACCCTACAGAAAAGTACTATGAGAAG ATTATGGACTGGTTTGTCGAGATCTGCATGGCCCTGAAGCATGTACATGACCAGGGCCTTCTTCACAGAGAACTGAGACCCCAG AGCGTACTCCTCACAGAATTTGAAACACTTCGTTTGGGAGCGTTTGGAAGTGTCAACGAAAA GGCTACCAACGAGGACGGACTGGTGGGTTATTTAGGCCCAGAGATTCTGACTGGTGAAACGTATGACACCAAAAG TGATATTTGGTCCTTGGGATGTGTGCTGTATGAGTTGTGTATGCTTCAGGGTGCA TTCACTGCAGAGAACACAATCAAGCTCATCCCCCAAATATTGGGAGGTTCTTACCCATCTCTCCCAGAGAGCTTCTCATCTGAGCTCCGCGACCTCCTGTGTGACATCTTCCAACAAGACCCGACCATTAGGCCTTCAGTTGGTGACATCATGGCGAAACCCTTCATTATCAGTTTCATCACAAAAAAG AGTGAGAAAACTGTGGAGGAACTCCAGATCACCTTGGACAAGTTGAGAACTCTGGCAGACGGCTTGGAGAGTATGCACAAAGGCACCACCATAGGCAGTCTGACGGGAGGTGTTATTGGGGCAGCTGGAGGAATCACCTCTATAGTGGGGCTCATCCTGGCTCCCTTCACTCTGGGCGCCTCCCTGATCGTCACTGGGGTTGGTATTGGGGTGGCTGTCGCTGGTGGAGCCACAGCAGGAGTATCCAAcatcaccaacatggtcaatCAGTCCACTGACCGCCTAGCCATCAAGAACATCATCAAGGAGTTCCAGGAGAAGATGAACTCTGTGGTGACATCTCTACAAGACATTGCTGAGGGTTTGGAGACACTCATGCAAAGTAGCTCTTCTAAGATAAAAAGTGCCGGTTTCAATGTAGAGGCCGCTGTTAGTGCTGGGGTGAGGGCTGGGAAAGGCCTTGCAGGCACAATAGAGCTCTTCAGACTACTCCAGGTGGCCAATATTGGCAAGGTGGCAGCCCAAACTGCCAGGGTAGTGCGTGTGGCAGAGGTGGCGACAGGAATATTTTCCGCTTTTTTTGTAGCTGTTGATATTTTCTTCATCGCCATGGATGCCAGAGAGATCCACAACATCCGACAGGCAAAGGTGAATGAACAGTCTGGTGATACCAGTAAGTTAGAAGTGATGGACACAGACTCCACCACTGAGCTGAACCCTGCATGTGAAGAACCAAAGGCTGAGGTCAAGTCAGAGACCATGAAGTTCATCCAGACGATCAGACAGACAGCTGAACAGCTACAGGAGAGCCTGGACGAACTGAGTGACGTCATCTCGTTCATTCCTAAGATAGAGGACTGCTACTTAGACGACTGA